A part of Syngnathoides biaculeatus isolate LvHL_M chromosome 21, ASM1980259v1, whole genome shotgun sequence genomic DNA contains:
- the exoc6b gene encoding exocyst complex component 6B isoform X2: MASLEAAAEHERILREIESTDTNCIGPTLRSVYDGQEHGLFMAKLDTRIRNHDREIEKMCNHHFQGFVDSITELLKVRGEAQKLKSQVTATNRSIQGDGKELLSSMEELRQCRVQQRNIATTVDKLTHCLPALEMYARLHEQMDAKRYYPALCTSEQLEQMCLPKAGQYRFCAIMAENLPKLRTQIRDTAMTQLKDFLESIRKHSDKIGETAVRQAQLQHSLDSSISAQPGASAGGVAQSNGQAGRLEVDSEEEEADQVTGAQDLVDFSPVYRCLHIYTVLGLREVFDNYYRKQRRKQARLVLQPHSNMHETLEGYRRYFNQIVGFFVVEDHVLHTAQGLVNRAYVEELWELALSKIVAALRTHSSYCDDPDLVLDLKNLIVLFADTLQGYGFPVSQLFDMLLEMREQYGEILLKRWNVTFRQVLDQDNFSPILVSTEQEYRHYMSQFPLQDPELEKLPFPKKLPFSEFVPKVYCQLKEFIYACLKYSEDLHLSSTEVDDMIRKSTNLLLTRTLSHCLHYAIKKKNVGLAELVQVSINTTHLEQSCHFLEEFISNITNVPQDTANATKLYGTSTFKDARHAAEAEIYTGLNAKIDQFLQLADYDWMAGVPSGAAPTPSDYLLDLIAFLKSTFSVFTNLPGKVAQTACMSACKHISTSLLQLLLDPEVKQISMGALHQLNADVYECEGFARAGPVAGFQGDTLLLAFSDLRQLLELFTQWDWSNYLADYGKTGCKYLRVNPHAALALLEKMRESSRKNVVFAQFRKTERDRQKLIDAVVKQLRNLIAQHHA, encoded by the exons ATGGCGAGCCTGGAGGCAGCCGCCGAGCACGAGCGAATTCTCCGGGAGATCGAGAGCACGGACACCAACTGTATCGGACCGACGCTGCG GTCCGTGTACGATGGCCAGGAACACGGCCTGTTCATGGCCAAGCTGGACACCCGGATCAGGAATCACGACCGTGAGATCGAGAAGATGTGCAACCACCACTTCCAGGGCTTCGTCGACTCCATCACGGAGCTGCTGAAAGTGCGCGGGGAGGCGCAGAAGCTGAAG agTCAGGTGACCGCGACCAACCGGTCCATCCAGGGTGACGGCAAAGAG CTCCTGAGCTCCATGGAGGAGCTGAGACAATGTCGGGTGCAGCAGAGAAACATCGCGACCACCGTCGACAAATTGACGCACTGCCTGCCGG CCTTGGAGATGTACGCGCGCCTTCACGAGCAAATGGACGCCAAAAG gtACTACCCTGCGCTTTGCACCTCGGAACAGCTGGAGCAGATGTGTCTTCCCAAGGCAGGGCAGTACCGGTTCTGCGCCATCATGGCCGAAAACCTTCCCAAGCTGCGGACGCAGATCCGCGACACAGCCATGACCCAGCTGAAGGACTTCCTGGAGAGCATCCGAAAACACTCAGACAAGATCGGAGAGACGGCCGTCAGGCAG GCCCAGCTGCAGCACTCACTGGACAGCTCCATCTCCGCGCAGCCCGGGGCGTCGGCCGGCGGGGTCGCGCAGAGCAACGGGCAGGCCGGCAGGCTGGAAGTGGACTCTGAAGAAGAGGAGGCTGATCAA GTGACCGGTGCTCAGGACTTGGTGGACTTCTCACCGGTGTACCGCTGCCTGCATATCTACACCGTGCTG GGTTTGCGTGAAGTGTTTGACAACTACTACCGAAAGCAGCGGAGGAAACAGGCTCGCCTTGTGCTGCAGCCGCACTCTAACATG CACGAAACCCTGGAAGGCTACCGACGCTACTTCAATCAAATCGTCGG GTTCTTTGTGGTGGAGGATCACGTGCTTCACACCGCGCAGGGTTTGGTCAACAGAGCCTACGTGGAAGAGCTCTGGGAGCTGGCGCTGTCCAAAATCGTGGCCGCTCTGAGGACCCACTCG TCCTACTGTGATGACCCGGACCTGGTGCTGGATCTGAAGAACCTCATTGTACTCTTTGCCGACACACTTCAG GGCTACGGCTTCCCGGTGTCCCAGCTCTTCGACATGCTGCTGGAGATGAGAGAGCAGTACGGCGAGATCCTCCTCAAGAGATGGAACGTCACTTTCAG GCAGGTGCTGGACCAGGACAACTTCAGTCCCATCCTGGTGTCCACGGAGCAGGAGTACAGACACTACATGTCCCAGTTTCCGCTGCAAGACCCCGAGCTGGAGAAG CTTCCCTTCCCCAAGAAGCTTCCCTTCTCTGAGTTTGTGCCAAAAGTCTACTGCCAGCTCAAAGAGTTCATCTACGCTTGTCTCAAGTACTCTGAAGACCTGCACCTCAG CTCCACAGAGGTGGATGACATGATCCGCAAatccaccaatttgctgctgaCCCGAACCCTGAGCCATTGTCTGCACTACGCcattaagaagaaaaatgttgggCTGGCTGAG TTGGTGCAGGTAAGCATCAACACCACCCACCTGGAGCAGAGCTGCCATTTCCTGGAAGAGTTCATATCAAACATCACCAACGTCCCCCAGGACACAGCCAACGCCACCAAGCTGTACGGCACGTCCACGTTTAAG GACGCTCGTCACGCGGCCGAGGCGGAGATCTACACCGGCCTCAATGCCAAAATCGACCAGTTCCTCCAGCTGGCAGATTACGACTGGATGGCGGGCGTGCCGAGCGGCGCGGCGCCGACGCCCAGCGACTACCTGCTGGACTTGATAGCCTTCCTGAAGAGCACCTTCAGTGTCTTCACCAACCTGCCT GGCAAAGTGGCACAGACGGCGTGCATGTCGGCGTGCAAGCACATCTCCACGTcgctgctgcagctgctgctcGACCCCGAGGTCAAGCAGATCTCCATGGGGGCGCTGCACCAGCTCAACGCGGACGTCTACGAGTGCGAGG GTTTTGCCAGAGCCGGCCCGGTCGCAGGCTTCCAGGGTGACACGTTGCTTCTGGCCTTCAGTGACTTGAGACAA
- the tkfc gene encoding triokinase/FMN cyclase isoform X3, with protein sequence MEPQKKLINAAENCVDEALCGLARASGGLSLLRGHRVVLRSDLDPLRGKVALLSGGGSGHEPAHAGYVGAGMLSAAVAGAVFASPPPASVLAAILCLHSAGASGVLLIVKNYTGDRLNFGLAAEQARNRGVDVDTVVVADDCAFNCPGKAGKRGLCGTILVHKLAGGLAEEGCSLVQIVTRVSEVLLGTGTLGVGLSPCSVPGCRPTFELPPGRMELGLGIHGEPGVKRSKVASADEVVSAMIDHMTSADSRSSLQLKAGDALVVCVNNLGALSRLEMAVVTRAAVVCLENRGMVVARVMAGSFMTSLEMAGMSLTLMRASPEILRLFDAKTSAPAWPNLSGGCVSGRGYLADPTAVPAGAHDANLPEGPRSPVMRKALERVCSTLLDHQEKLNALDRASGDGDCGNTHAQAARDIQVWLQSHVVPGCPGQLLSALAALVQEKMGGSSGALYSLFLTAASGHMTEGQSHAAAWASAMYAGMEAVKRYGGADLGDRTMLDALQPAVEELMKLNGATPGGEIAVLKAAAQKAAAGADSTRGLAAKAGRASYVAAERLTLPDPGAEAVAAIFGAVSEALEEPHL encoded by the exons ATGGAG CCCCAAAAGAAGCTGATCAACGCTGCGGAGAATTGCGTCGACGAGGCGCTCTGCGGCCTGGCGAGGGCCTCCGGCGGCCTGTCTCTTCTGCGGGGCCACCGGGTGGTGTTGCGCTCCGACCTGGATCCGCTGAGGGGAAAAGTGGCCCTGCTGTCGGGAGGGGGGTCGGGACACGAGCCCGCGCACGCCG GTTACGTGGGTGCCGGAATGCTGTCGGCAGCGGTAGCGGGGGCCGTGTTTGCATCCCCTCCTCCCGCTAGCGTCCTGGCTGCCATTCTTTGCCTGCACAGTGCAG GAGCGTCCGGGGTCCTTCTCATCGTGAAGAACTACACAGGAGACCGCCTCAACTTTGGCTTGGCCGCAGAGCAGGCCCGCAACCGCGGCGTGGATGTCGACACGGTGGTCGTCGCCGACGACTGCGCGTTCAACTGCCCCGGTAAAGCCGGCAAGAGGGGCTTGTGCGGGACTATTCTCGTTCACaag TTGGCAGGTGGCTTAGCTGAAGAAGGCTGCTCATTGGTCCAAATTGTTACCCGGGTGAGCGAGGTTTTGCTGGGCACAG GTACGCTGGGAGTCGGCCTGTCTCCGTGCAGCGTTCCCGGCTGTCGGCCGACGTTTGAGCTCCCTCCCGGACGCATGGAGCTCGGCCTGG GGATCCACGGGGAGCCTGGCGTGAAAAGATCCAAG GTGGCGTCTGCGGATGAGGTGGTGTCGGCCATGATCGATCACATGACCAGCGCGGATAGTCGGTCGTCCTTGCAACTGAAGGCGG GTGACGCGCTCGTCGTCTGCGTGAACAATCTTGGCGCGCTCTCGCGTCTGGAGATGGCCGTTGTGACTCGGGCGGCCGTCGTCTGTCTGG AGAATCGTGGGATGGTGGTTGCCCGGGTGATGGCCGGTTCCTTCATGACGTCGCTAGAAATGGCCGGAATGTCGCTTACCTTGATGAGGGCCAGCCCGGAAATACTCAGACTCTTTG ATGCCAAGACCAGCGCCCCCGCCTGGCCGAACCTCAGCGGCGGCTGTGTTAGTGGACGCGGCTACCTGGCAGACCCGACCGCGGTGCCCGCAGGAGCTCACGACGCCAATTTGCCCGaag GACCCCGCAGTCCTGTGATGCGGAAAGCGCTGGAGAGGGTGTGCTCTACTCTGTTGGACCACCAGGAGAAGCTCAACGCATTGGACCGCGCGTCTGGAGACGGCGACTGCGGGAACACCCACGCGCAGGCGGCCAGAG ACATTCAAGTGTGGCTCCAGAGTCATGTGGTCCCCGGTTGCCCCGGCCAACTGTTGTCCGCCCTCGCTGCACTGGTGCAGGAGAAGATGGGCGGGTCTTCGGGTGCG TTGTACAGTTTGTTCCTCACGGCGGCGAGCGGTCACATGACTGAGGGGCAAAGTCATGCCGCGGCGTGGGCCAGTGCAATGTACGCCGGGATGGAGGCCGTGAAAAG ATATGGCGGTGCTGACCTGGGAGACAGAACGATG TTGGACGCTCTGCAACCTGCCGTAGAGGAGTTGATGAAACTAAACGGCGCGACTCCCGGCGGGGAGATTGCCGTCCTGAAAGCCGCCGCGCAG AAAGCGGCCGCGGGCGCCGACTCCACCCGCGGCCTCGCCGCCAAGGCGGGCCGAGCCAGCTACGTCGCGGCCGAGCGCCTCACTCTGCCCGACCCCGGGGCAGAGGCCGTCGCCgccattttcggcgccgtgtcAGAGGCCCTCGAGGAGCCGCACTTGTAG
- the tkfc gene encoding triokinase/FMN cyclase isoform X1 encodes MEVRKAQKSRAAASDPIRPEPKLCSSLEFCTTFPQKKLINAAENCVDEALCGLARASGGLSLLRGHRVVLRSDLDPLRGKVALLSGGGSGHEPAHAGYVGAGMLSAAVAGAVFASPPPASVLAAILCLHSAGASGVLLIVKNYTGDRLNFGLAAEQARNRGVDVDTVVVADDCAFNCPGKAGKRGLCGTILVHKLAGGLAEEGCSLVQIVTRVSEVLLGTGTLGVGLSPCSVPGCRPTFELPPGRMELGLGIHGEPGVKRSKVASADEVVSAMIDHMTSADSRSSLQLKAGDALVVCVNNLGALSRLEMAVVTRAAVVCLENRGMVVARVMAGSFMTSLEMAGMSLTLMRASPEILRLFDAKTSAPAWPNLSGGCVSGRGYLADPTAVPAGAHDANLPEGPRSPVMRKALERVCSTLLDHQEKLNALDRASGDGDCGNTHAQAARDIQVWLQSHVVPGCPGQLLSALAALVQEKMGGSSGALYSLFLTAASGHMTEGQSHAAAWASAMYAGMEAVKRYGGADLGDRTMLDALQPAVEELMKLNGATPGGEIAVLKAAAQKAAAGADSTRGLAAKAGRASYVAAERLTLPDPGAEAVAAIFGAVSEALEEPHL; translated from the exons ATGGAGGTAAGAAAGGCACAAAAGTCACGCGCAGCGGCGTCCGATCCGATCCGACCCGAGCCCAAACTTTGCAGCTCGCTCGAGTTCTGCACGACTTTT CCCCAAAAGAAGCTGATCAACGCTGCGGAGAATTGCGTCGACGAGGCGCTCTGCGGCCTGGCGAGGGCCTCCGGCGGCCTGTCTCTTCTGCGGGGCCACCGGGTGGTGTTGCGCTCCGACCTGGATCCGCTGAGGGGAAAAGTGGCCCTGCTGTCGGGAGGGGGGTCGGGACACGAGCCCGCGCACGCCG GTTACGTGGGTGCCGGAATGCTGTCGGCAGCGGTAGCGGGGGCCGTGTTTGCATCCCCTCCTCCCGCTAGCGTCCTGGCTGCCATTCTTTGCCTGCACAGTGCAG GAGCGTCCGGGGTCCTTCTCATCGTGAAGAACTACACAGGAGACCGCCTCAACTTTGGCTTGGCCGCAGAGCAGGCCCGCAACCGCGGCGTGGATGTCGACACGGTGGTCGTCGCCGACGACTGCGCGTTCAACTGCCCCGGTAAAGCCGGCAAGAGGGGCTTGTGCGGGACTATTCTCGTTCACaag TTGGCAGGTGGCTTAGCTGAAGAAGGCTGCTCATTGGTCCAAATTGTTACCCGGGTGAGCGAGGTTTTGCTGGGCACAG GTACGCTGGGAGTCGGCCTGTCTCCGTGCAGCGTTCCCGGCTGTCGGCCGACGTTTGAGCTCCCTCCCGGACGCATGGAGCTCGGCCTGG GGATCCACGGGGAGCCTGGCGTGAAAAGATCCAAG GTGGCGTCTGCGGATGAGGTGGTGTCGGCCATGATCGATCACATGACCAGCGCGGATAGTCGGTCGTCCTTGCAACTGAAGGCGG GTGACGCGCTCGTCGTCTGCGTGAACAATCTTGGCGCGCTCTCGCGTCTGGAGATGGCCGTTGTGACTCGGGCGGCCGTCGTCTGTCTGG AGAATCGTGGGATGGTGGTTGCCCGGGTGATGGCCGGTTCCTTCATGACGTCGCTAGAAATGGCCGGAATGTCGCTTACCTTGATGAGGGCCAGCCCGGAAATACTCAGACTCTTTG ATGCCAAGACCAGCGCCCCCGCCTGGCCGAACCTCAGCGGCGGCTGTGTTAGTGGACGCGGCTACCTGGCAGACCCGACCGCGGTGCCCGCAGGAGCTCACGACGCCAATTTGCCCGaag GACCCCGCAGTCCTGTGATGCGGAAAGCGCTGGAGAGGGTGTGCTCTACTCTGTTGGACCACCAGGAGAAGCTCAACGCATTGGACCGCGCGTCTGGAGACGGCGACTGCGGGAACACCCACGCGCAGGCGGCCAGAG ACATTCAAGTGTGGCTCCAGAGTCATGTGGTCCCCGGTTGCCCCGGCCAACTGTTGTCCGCCCTCGCTGCACTGGTGCAGGAGAAGATGGGCGGGTCTTCGGGTGCG TTGTACAGTTTGTTCCTCACGGCGGCGAGCGGTCACATGACTGAGGGGCAAAGTCATGCCGCGGCGTGGGCCAGTGCAATGTACGCCGGGATGGAGGCCGTGAAAAG ATATGGCGGTGCTGACCTGGGAGACAGAACGATG TTGGACGCTCTGCAACCTGCCGTAGAGGAGTTGATGAAACTAAACGGCGCGACTCCCGGCGGGGAGATTGCCGTCCTGAAAGCCGCCGCGCAG AAAGCGGCCGCGGGCGCCGACTCCACCCGCGGCCTCGCCGCCAAGGCGGGCCGAGCCAGCTACGTCGCGGCCGAGCGCCTCACTCTGCCCGACCCCGGGGCAGAGGCCGTCGCCgccattttcggcgccgtgtcAGAGGCCCTCGAGGAGCCGCACTTGTAG
- the tkfc gene encoding triokinase/FMN cyclase isoform X2: MQLRYESRTSELWFKGSSPQKKLINAAENCVDEALCGLARASGGLSLLRGHRVVLRSDLDPLRGKVALLSGGGSGHEPAHAGYVGAGMLSAAVAGAVFASPPPASVLAAILCLHSAGASGVLLIVKNYTGDRLNFGLAAEQARNRGVDVDTVVVADDCAFNCPGKAGKRGLCGTILVHKLAGGLAEEGCSLVQIVTRVSEVLLGTGTLGVGLSPCSVPGCRPTFELPPGRMELGLGIHGEPGVKRSKVASADEVVSAMIDHMTSADSRSSLQLKAGDALVVCVNNLGALSRLEMAVVTRAAVVCLENRGMVVARVMAGSFMTSLEMAGMSLTLMRASPEILRLFDAKTSAPAWPNLSGGCVSGRGYLADPTAVPAGAHDANLPEGPRSPVMRKALERVCSTLLDHQEKLNALDRASGDGDCGNTHAQAARDIQVWLQSHVVPGCPGQLLSALAALVQEKMGGSSGALYSLFLTAASGHMTEGQSHAAAWASAMYAGMEAVKRYGGADLGDRTMLDALQPAVEELMKLNGATPGGEIAVLKAAAQKAAAGADSTRGLAAKAGRASYVAAERLTLPDPGAEAVAAIFGAVSEALEEPHL; this comes from the exons ATGCAGCTCAGATACGagtccaggacctcagaactttggtTCAAAGGTTCTTCG CCCCAAAAGAAGCTGATCAACGCTGCGGAGAATTGCGTCGACGAGGCGCTCTGCGGCCTGGCGAGGGCCTCCGGCGGCCTGTCTCTTCTGCGGGGCCACCGGGTGGTGTTGCGCTCCGACCTGGATCCGCTGAGGGGAAAAGTGGCCCTGCTGTCGGGAGGGGGGTCGGGACACGAGCCCGCGCACGCCG GTTACGTGGGTGCCGGAATGCTGTCGGCAGCGGTAGCGGGGGCCGTGTTTGCATCCCCTCCTCCCGCTAGCGTCCTGGCTGCCATTCTTTGCCTGCACAGTGCAG GAGCGTCCGGGGTCCTTCTCATCGTGAAGAACTACACAGGAGACCGCCTCAACTTTGGCTTGGCCGCAGAGCAGGCCCGCAACCGCGGCGTGGATGTCGACACGGTGGTCGTCGCCGACGACTGCGCGTTCAACTGCCCCGGTAAAGCCGGCAAGAGGGGCTTGTGCGGGACTATTCTCGTTCACaag TTGGCAGGTGGCTTAGCTGAAGAAGGCTGCTCATTGGTCCAAATTGTTACCCGGGTGAGCGAGGTTTTGCTGGGCACAG GTACGCTGGGAGTCGGCCTGTCTCCGTGCAGCGTTCCCGGCTGTCGGCCGACGTTTGAGCTCCCTCCCGGACGCATGGAGCTCGGCCTGG GGATCCACGGGGAGCCTGGCGTGAAAAGATCCAAG GTGGCGTCTGCGGATGAGGTGGTGTCGGCCATGATCGATCACATGACCAGCGCGGATAGTCGGTCGTCCTTGCAACTGAAGGCGG GTGACGCGCTCGTCGTCTGCGTGAACAATCTTGGCGCGCTCTCGCGTCTGGAGATGGCCGTTGTGACTCGGGCGGCCGTCGTCTGTCTGG AGAATCGTGGGATGGTGGTTGCCCGGGTGATGGCCGGTTCCTTCATGACGTCGCTAGAAATGGCCGGAATGTCGCTTACCTTGATGAGGGCCAGCCCGGAAATACTCAGACTCTTTG ATGCCAAGACCAGCGCCCCCGCCTGGCCGAACCTCAGCGGCGGCTGTGTTAGTGGACGCGGCTACCTGGCAGACCCGACCGCGGTGCCCGCAGGAGCTCACGACGCCAATTTGCCCGaag GACCCCGCAGTCCTGTGATGCGGAAAGCGCTGGAGAGGGTGTGCTCTACTCTGTTGGACCACCAGGAGAAGCTCAACGCATTGGACCGCGCGTCTGGAGACGGCGACTGCGGGAACACCCACGCGCAGGCGGCCAGAG ACATTCAAGTGTGGCTCCAGAGTCATGTGGTCCCCGGTTGCCCCGGCCAACTGTTGTCCGCCCTCGCTGCACTGGTGCAGGAGAAGATGGGCGGGTCTTCGGGTGCG TTGTACAGTTTGTTCCTCACGGCGGCGAGCGGTCACATGACTGAGGGGCAAAGTCATGCCGCGGCGTGGGCCAGTGCAATGTACGCCGGGATGGAGGCCGTGAAAAG ATATGGCGGTGCTGACCTGGGAGACAGAACGATG TTGGACGCTCTGCAACCTGCCGTAGAGGAGTTGATGAAACTAAACGGCGCGACTCCCGGCGGGGAGATTGCCGTCCTGAAAGCCGCCGCGCAG AAAGCGGCCGCGGGCGCCGACTCCACCCGCGGCCTCGCCGCCAAGGCGGGCCGAGCCAGCTACGTCGCGGCCGAGCGCCTCACTCTGCCCGACCCCGGGGCAGAGGCCGTCGCCgccattttcggcgccgtgtcAGAGGCCCTCGAGGAGCCGCACTTGTAG
- the exoc6b gene encoding exocyst complex component 6B isoform X1, whose product MTHRRRAQLRRTQFGTVRSNVRDGEPGGSRRARANSPGDREHGHQLYRTDAAEIAQPFTPLVWSRSVYDGQEHGLFMAKLDTRIRNHDREIEKMCNHHFQGFVDSITELLKVRGEAQKLKSQVTATNRSIQGDGKELLSSMEELRQCRVQQRNIATTVDKLTHCLPALEMYARLHEQMDAKRYYPALCTSEQLEQMCLPKAGQYRFCAIMAENLPKLRTQIRDTAMTQLKDFLESIRKHSDKIGETAVRQAQLQHSLDSSISAQPGASAGGVAQSNGQAGRLEVDSEEEEADQVTGAQDLVDFSPVYRCLHIYTVLGLREVFDNYYRKQRRKQARLVLQPHSNMHETLEGYRRYFNQIVGFFVVEDHVLHTAQGLVNRAYVEELWELALSKIVAALRTHSSYCDDPDLVLDLKNLIVLFADTLQGYGFPVSQLFDMLLEMREQYGEILLKRWNVTFRQVLDQDNFSPILVSTEQEYRHYMSQFPLQDPELEKLPFPKKLPFSEFVPKVYCQLKEFIYACLKYSEDLHLSSTEVDDMIRKSTNLLLTRTLSHCLHYAIKKKNVGLAELVQVSINTTHLEQSCHFLEEFISNITNVPQDTANATKLYGTSTFKDARHAAEAEIYTGLNAKIDQFLQLADYDWMAGVPSGAAPTPSDYLLDLIAFLKSTFSVFTNLPGKVAQTACMSACKHISTSLLQLLLDPEVKQISMGALHQLNADVYECEGFARAGPVAGFQGDTLLLAFSDLRQLLELFTQWDWSNYLADYGKTGCKYLRVNPHAALALLEKMRESSRKNVVFAQFRKTERDRQKLIDAVVKQLRNLIAQHHA is encoded by the exons ATGACGCACAGGCGCCGAGCCCAGCTCCGGCGAACTCAGTTCGGTACCGTCCGGAGCAACGTGCGCGATGGCGAGCCTGGAGGCAGCCGCCGAGCACGAGCGAATTCTCCGGGAGATCGAGAGCACGGACACCAACTGTATCGGACCGACGCTGCG GAAATCGCGCAACCTTTCACCCCCCTCGTGTGGTCCAGGTCCGTGTACGATGGCCAGGAACACGGCCTGTTCATGGCCAAGCTGGACACCCGGATCAGGAATCACGACCGTGAGATCGAGAAGATGTGCAACCACCACTTCCAGGGCTTCGTCGACTCCATCACGGAGCTGCTGAAAGTGCGCGGGGAGGCGCAGAAGCTGAAG agTCAGGTGACCGCGACCAACCGGTCCATCCAGGGTGACGGCAAAGAG CTCCTGAGCTCCATGGAGGAGCTGAGACAATGTCGGGTGCAGCAGAGAAACATCGCGACCACCGTCGACAAATTGACGCACTGCCTGCCGG CCTTGGAGATGTACGCGCGCCTTCACGAGCAAATGGACGCCAAAAG gtACTACCCTGCGCTTTGCACCTCGGAACAGCTGGAGCAGATGTGTCTTCCCAAGGCAGGGCAGTACCGGTTCTGCGCCATCATGGCCGAAAACCTTCCCAAGCTGCGGACGCAGATCCGCGACACAGCCATGACCCAGCTGAAGGACTTCCTGGAGAGCATCCGAAAACACTCAGACAAGATCGGAGAGACGGCCGTCAGGCAG GCCCAGCTGCAGCACTCACTGGACAGCTCCATCTCCGCGCAGCCCGGGGCGTCGGCCGGCGGGGTCGCGCAGAGCAACGGGCAGGCCGGCAGGCTGGAAGTGGACTCTGAAGAAGAGGAGGCTGATCAA GTGACCGGTGCTCAGGACTTGGTGGACTTCTCACCGGTGTACCGCTGCCTGCATATCTACACCGTGCTG GGTTTGCGTGAAGTGTTTGACAACTACTACCGAAAGCAGCGGAGGAAACAGGCTCGCCTTGTGCTGCAGCCGCACTCTAACATG CACGAAACCCTGGAAGGCTACCGACGCTACTTCAATCAAATCGTCGG GTTCTTTGTGGTGGAGGATCACGTGCTTCACACCGCGCAGGGTTTGGTCAACAGAGCCTACGTGGAAGAGCTCTGGGAGCTGGCGCTGTCCAAAATCGTGGCCGCTCTGAGGACCCACTCG TCCTACTGTGATGACCCGGACCTGGTGCTGGATCTGAAGAACCTCATTGTACTCTTTGCCGACACACTTCAG GGCTACGGCTTCCCGGTGTCCCAGCTCTTCGACATGCTGCTGGAGATGAGAGAGCAGTACGGCGAGATCCTCCTCAAGAGATGGAACGTCACTTTCAG GCAGGTGCTGGACCAGGACAACTTCAGTCCCATCCTGGTGTCCACGGAGCAGGAGTACAGACACTACATGTCCCAGTTTCCGCTGCAAGACCCCGAGCTGGAGAAG CTTCCCTTCCCCAAGAAGCTTCCCTTCTCTGAGTTTGTGCCAAAAGTCTACTGCCAGCTCAAAGAGTTCATCTACGCTTGTCTCAAGTACTCTGAAGACCTGCACCTCAG CTCCACAGAGGTGGATGACATGATCCGCAAatccaccaatttgctgctgaCCCGAACCCTGAGCCATTGTCTGCACTACGCcattaagaagaaaaatgttgggCTGGCTGAG TTGGTGCAGGTAAGCATCAACACCACCCACCTGGAGCAGAGCTGCCATTTCCTGGAAGAGTTCATATCAAACATCACCAACGTCCCCCAGGACACAGCCAACGCCACCAAGCTGTACGGCACGTCCACGTTTAAG GACGCTCGTCACGCGGCCGAGGCGGAGATCTACACCGGCCTCAATGCCAAAATCGACCAGTTCCTCCAGCTGGCAGATTACGACTGGATGGCGGGCGTGCCGAGCGGCGCGGCGCCGACGCCCAGCGACTACCTGCTGGACTTGATAGCCTTCCTGAAGAGCACCTTCAGTGTCTTCACCAACCTGCCT GGCAAAGTGGCACAGACGGCGTGCATGTCGGCGTGCAAGCACATCTCCACGTcgctgctgcagctgctgctcGACCCCGAGGTCAAGCAGATCTCCATGGGGGCGCTGCACCAGCTCAACGCGGACGTCTACGAGTGCGAGG GTTTTGCCAGAGCCGGCCCGGTCGCAGGCTTCCAGGGTGACACGTTGCTTCTGGCCTTCAGTGACTTGAGACAA